A genomic stretch from Microbacterium proteolyticum includes:
- a CDS encoding ABC transporter substrate-binding protein → MRHSTRRTLGAIAGVAIAALALSACSGGGSDTAPSDEDFTPLTSVKLQLQWLPQAQFAGYYVALDQGYFQEEGFDDVEVLPSGGDIVPQDALVAGDVDFAVAWVPKVLGTLENQGVELTDIAQVFQKSGTTQVSWKDSNITSVDDFEGKRIGSWGFGNEWEIFAAMADQGLDASTVQITTQDFSMNALLDRDVDAAQAMTYNELAQLFETVNPATGQLYTEADVDIISYEDTAGAMLQDAIWADTQRLADDPAYADAAKRFLKAVVKGWVFARDNPTEAAEITYAAATAPGVDAFPVGPTHQLWQMNEVNKLIWTGGEFGIIDSAAWDKTVEGALKAVNQDGLNLITTEPADSAYSNDYIEDALSELKDEGITVDGEYTPIEVTLTEGGK, encoded by the coding sequence ATGAGACACAGCACCCGTCGCACCCTCGGTGCGATCGCGGGAGTCGCGATCGCTGCCCTCGCCCTCTCCGCCTGCTCGGGCGGCGGCTCCGACACCGCGCCATCCGACGAGGACTTCACTCCCCTCACCTCCGTGAAGCTGCAGCTGCAGTGGCTGCCGCAGGCGCAGTTCGCCGGCTACTACGTCGCCCTCGACCAGGGCTACTTCCAGGAGGAGGGCTTCGACGACGTCGAGGTGCTGCCCTCGGGCGGCGACATCGTGCCGCAGGACGCGCTCGTCGCCGGCGACGTCGACTTCGCCGTGGCATGGGTGCCCAAGGTGCTCGGCACGCTCGAGAACCAGGGCGTCGAGCTCACCGACATCGCCCAGGTGTTCCAGAAGTCGGGCACGACCCAGGTGTCATGGAAGGACTCGAACATCACCAGCGTCGACGACTTCGAGGGCAAGCGCATCGGCTCGTGGGGCTTCGGCAACGAGTGGGAGATCTTCGCCGCGATGGCCGACCAGGGCCTCGACGCCTCGACCGTGCAGATCACCACGCAGGACTTCTCGATGAACGCCCTGCTCGACCGCGACGTGGATGCCGCGCAGGCGATGACGTATAACGAGCTCGCGCAGCTGTTCGAGACGGTCAACCCCGCCACGGGCCAGCTCTACACCGAGGCCGACGTCGACATCATCTCGTACGAGGACACCGCCGGCGCCATGCTGCAGGATGCCATCTGGGCCGACACGCAGCGCCTGGCCGACGACCCCGCGTACGCCGACGCCGCCAAGCGCTTCCTCAAGGCCGTCGTCAAGGGCTGGGTGTTCGCGCGCGACAACCCGACCGAGGCCGCCGAGATCACCTACGCCGCCGCGACCGCGCCCGGCGTCGACGCGTTCCCCGTCGGCCCCACGCACCAGCTGTGGCAGATGAACGAAGTCAACAAGCTCATCTGGACCGGCGGCGAGTTCGGCATCATCGACTCCGCCGCGTGGGACAAGACCGTCGAGGGCGCCCTGAAGGCCGTGAACCAGGACGGCCTCAACCTCATCACCACCGAGCCCGCCGACTCGGCGTACTCGAACGACTACATCGAGGACGCGCTCAGCGAGCTGAAGGACGAGGGGATCACCGTCGACGGCGAGTACACGCCGATCGAGGTGACCCTCACCGAGGGCGGCAAGTAG